The following is a genomic window from Apodemus sylvaticus chromosome 10, mApoSyl1.1, whole genome shotgun sequence.
TGCACTGGTGCACCTTCAAAGATCTCTCCCTGCAGTACTGTCACCGTGGTGGCTGCCCCTGATGGAACCAATACTGTGGCCGTGTGGCCCCCAGGGCCTGGGTAGGGCCCTGGTGGGTAGGGTCCTGGTGGATAATAGCCCATAGGTGGGTGAGGGCCTGGAGGAGGGTAGAAACCTGGAACAACACACAGAGAGGTCACTGGTAGGCTGGAAGAACACAGAACATATCCCAGTTTTCAAAGCACAACCCACAGCGTCTTGCCGTCTTCCCCAAGAGAGCCAGTGTCAGCAGGAAGAGGCTTTGGCTCACGGTGACCATTTATAATGACCTGTTGGATCCCTACCACCATTGAGACCAAGACAAATGTGGCAGAGAGCTAGGAGCACAGCTCAACTCCACTTAACCTTCTTGCCTCTGGCATGCCAAGACTAAGATAAGGACTTAAGAAGAAAAGTATCCTTCCTCTCATGCATACAAAGCTTCTTTTGCAAGTCAGTGTTTGAAATACGAAAGACAACCCAACCTAACCCAGATACTGCAGGAACCACACTTTGGGCCTGAGTGTAGTGCCAGTGAGCTACTGGTCAACAAAAGACCAGGCCTCCAATGAGGGCTTAGGTCCTTAATAAGAAAAAGCTCCCACCTTACCACAGTTCTTAGCATGAGCCACTGTAACCTTCCTCAGGGGATGGCAAGTTCCTCCTAGCtaccattttcattttatgtggatTGACTAATGACTTTCCATAGTGAATTTGGGGTCTCAACTCACCTGCAGGCATGTATGTGCCATCTGCATTCATGTGAGGGGGCACAAAGCCAGGCTGAGGCACTGGATGGCCAGGTGGCTCATAGGGTGGGGGGGCGATGTCAGCAGAGGGCAGGGGCATGCCTGGTGGTGGCTGCATCACAGCTGGAGAGGTTCGGCCTGGATAGAGATGGGCAgaaaaaagatggctcagctgatctCCACACACAAGCGGGACACAGGGTGACCCTGAAGCGGGAATAGAAAAGCCTCAACTACACTTGGAATGGAGAGCTGTGACAGGGACCCCAGAAGGCAGAGGTCAGGAAAGACCCTTAAGACAAGAGCCAATGACAGGGTACTGGCCCAGCAACCCCATTTATGGACCTTACCCAGACCTCTACCAATGACAATTTAACATCCTTACCTGGGGTAGGTGGGGCTCCGCTTTTTTCTTCCAGTAGTGGGGCTGTAGGACCCCCTGGATAAGGAGGGGGTGGCTCATTAGACATCTTTGCTGCTGATACTCCTGGATTTGGAGGAGAAACAAATTTAGCTCCTTGCTTCCGTGCAAGGCCAACACACTAGGTTGTGGCCATCTTCATATGCCCATCAACCCGAGCACAGAAGTATTTTCTCTGGCTCCTCTCAGGAATTCCCTGGCTCAAACACAGGTACCTGAGCTCTTCCACCATTTCCTTTCCTCGAAAGTGTGAGAAGGATCAGGGTTGGTAGCTAGATCCGGCAGTACCCTTGGGAGCATCAGTGACCACTGAGCTAGCTCCCTCTGACACTTGGGATACTCCACCTCTGCCAGGGACAGCCCACCAGAGCTGCCATCATTTATACTGCGCCATGGTCACCCACATTTCTTTGGAAGCTGGAGGGCAAGGACAGAACTCTGATAATAAGGCCCCAGCAATCCTGTCTTGGAACCTAACTCTGGCCACTACCCAAGGAAGTTTGGCACCTACAGCCTtccaactctttttttgttgttgttgttttttgattttattttgtttttgttttgtttttcgagacagggtttctctgtgtagctctggctgtcctggaactcactctgtagaccaggctggcctcaaactcagaaatccacctgcctctgcctcccaagtgctggcagtCTCCCAACTCTTAACTGAGCCATGGAGGGGCAGATTTCTGGCACAGGCTGCTGCAGCATGGTTTGGAAAGGTGTGATTTCTTACCTCAGATTTTTGGTGCACAGCGAATAGAAGCAGGTGAGAGTAATTCAGCTGACACAGATCTAGGAGGCTGTtcagggaaagagaaaataacaCCTTTAATCACAGGCTCCAGGTAAGCTGTTTCCTAAACTCACAGTCTAACCACTCCACTCCCTGAATCCTCTGTGTGTCCGCCCTTCTCCATCCTACAGATCCAACTGCTTGAAAGGAAGCAAATGGAGCCAGCTGTGGGTTGGTGTCTGGAACTGGCTTGTCTCCTGTTTTGCTTGGGAGGTATGAAAAGGAAAGAGtcaaggcaggcggatttctgagttcgaggccagcctggtctacagagtgagttccaggacagccagggctacacagagaaaccctgtcttggaaaaaaaaaaaagaaagaatgaaagaaaaaagaaaaggaaagagtcaGTCAAAGGAAACAATCTGTTTTATTCCTTTCATCAAATGTCCAGAGTACCTGCTATATGGCATTAGTGGAGAAGCAGACACACTCAGGTCTTGCCTTCACTGTAACATAAAAGACTAGTCATTAGTAGCATTTTGAAGTGGGGACTGCCTTTTGTTAACTGAAAAGAAGTAACGAATAGAAAAACTCCAGTACTATGGTATGTTCAGTAAAAATGACATTTCTAGCAAAGTCTAGAGCCCTTACAGTAAGTCCAAACCCAGAAGTTCCCTCTTTGAAATAGAGTCCCACTGTGTAGTTGCAGTCTGGTCTCCAACTCTTCATCCTCTGCCTAGCCTACtatgtgctaggattataggcacacaccATGGCAACTTGCTTCTTAAGTTTAACAATTGGGTAGGGGCAGAGGGATCAGACCCAAGCTTTGGGGTCAAATTTGTGGTGAtctgaataggaatggctcccacAGATGTCCATAGAGAGTAGTAAttataggaggtgtggccttgttggaggaagtgtgtcactggaggcagaCTTTGAGATCCCATGTCCAGTGGTACAGTCCAGTTTCCTGCTTttgggtcaagatgtagaactttcagttccttctctagcaccatgcatgccaccatgcttctcaTCCTGTTGCTAATAGACTAAACCCctaaaactgcaagccagccccaattaaaggtttTCCTTGTTAAgagctgtggtcatggtatctctttacagcaataaaatcctaactatgACAAATTTTAATACAAGTTTCAGAAACTCCTTTCAT
Proteins encoded in this region:
- the Cdip1 gene encoding cell death-inducing p53-target protein 1 — encoded protein: MSNEPPPPYPGGPTAPLLEEKSGAPPTPGRTSPAVMQPPPGMPLPSADIAPPPYEPPGHPVPQPGFVPPHMNADGTYMPAGFYPPPGPHPPMGYYPPGPYPPGPYPGPGGHTATVLVPSGAATTVTVLQGEIFEGAPVQTVCPHCQQAITTKISYEIGLMNFVLGFFCCFMGCDLGCCLIPCLINDFKDVTHTCPSCKAYICTYKRLC